In Rhodococcus sp. OK302, one genomic interval encodes:
- the cobT gene encoding nicotinate-nucleotide--dimethylbenzimidazole phosphoribosyltransferase produces MFEPVTPPDRDVRAQADARQLDLTKPAGSLGRLETLAGWAAACQGVCPPHAFARPRVVVFAGDHGIARNGVSAYPPEVTAQMVANFLGGGAAVNVLAEVAGATVRVVDIAVEVDTDPAVSNHKVRRSSGSIDREDALTHEETLQAIAAGRAIADEEIDGGADLLIAGDMGIGNTTPATVLIAALTDSEPVAVVGRGTGIDDAAWIRKTAAIRDALRRARPHVRDTVALLRTASGADLAAMAGFLAQAASRRTPVILDGVVVTAAAMVADELAFGAREWWVAGHRSTEPAHTIALTRMGMTPIVEFDMRLGEGSGAVTALPILQGAVAILAKMATFSEAGVSTEGSKPAETDTAD; encoded by the coding sequence GTGTTCGAACCGGTGACTCCTCCGGATCGCGACGTACGCGCGCAGGCCGACGCTCGCCAACTCGACCTCACCAAGCCGGCCGGTTCACTCGGACGCTTGGAAACCTTGGCCGGCTGGGCGGCTGCCTGCCAGGGCGTCTGTCCCCCACATGCTTTCGCTCGCCCGCGCGTCGTTGTCTTTGCCGGTGACCACGGGATCGCCCGAAACGGTGTGTCCGCCTACCCGCCTGAGGTGACCGCACAGATGGTCGCGAACTTCCTCGGCGGCGGCGCGGCCGTCAACGTCCTCGCCGAGGTCGCGGGAGCCACCGTTCGCGTCGTCGACATCGCCGTGGAAGTTGATACCGACCCGGCTGTCTCGAACCACAAGGTGCGCCGCTCTTCCGGTTCCATCGACCGCGAAGACGCTCTGACGCACGAGGAAACTTTGCAGGCCATCGCTGCCGGCCGCGCTATCGCCGATGAGGAAATCGACGGCGGCGCTGATCTTCTCATCGCCGGCGACATGGGCATCGGCAACACGACGCCGGCTACCGTCCTGATCGCAGCATTGACGGACAGCGAACCCGTCGCAGTCGTCGGACGCGGCACGGGTATCGATGATGCCGCGTGGATCCGTAAGACGGCGGCGATCCGTGACGCACTCCGCCGCGCCCGCCCTCATGTTCGCGATACCGTCGCACTGCTTCGTACCGCGTCCGGCGCAGACCTCGCAGCGATGGCGGGCTTCCTGGCTCAGGCCGCTTCTCGGCGCACTCCGGTCATCCTCGACGGTGTTGTTGTCACCGCGGCCGCAATGGTGGCCGACGAGTTGGCATTCGGCGCTCGTGAGTGGTGGGTTGCCGGGCATCGTTCCACCGAACCTGCGCATACGATCGCTCTGACCCGCATGGGGATGACGCCGATCGTCGAATTCGACATGCGCCTCGGCGAAGGCTCGGGCGCAGTGACGGCGCTTCCGATCCTCCAGGGCGCAGTGGCAATTCTCGCGAAGATGGCAACGTTCAGCGAAGCCGGCGTCAGCACCGAAGGTAGCAAGCCTGCCGAGACAGACACGGCGGACTGA
- a CDS encoding adenosylcobinamide-GDP ribazoletransferase, with translation MAGALSGVPLAFSWLTVLPVRGPSDIDRAAGRRAIAAAPLTGMALGVLAVAVLWGTTSIGLNPYLAGLLTVGALALGTRGMHVDGLCDTVDGLGCYGPPERAREVMHSGGAGPFGVAALFIVLGLQALSFGTFAAADSPTHWAAVAVAVAAGRVAVVFACRRGIPASSSTGFGALVADSQPLWVGIVWSAPLIAASAFAADRWWLGPIVTTLTLLISIVCVRHCVRRFGGLNGDVLGFALELSVTITAVGLTLGI, from the coding sequence GTGGCCGGCGCGCTTTCCGGTGTGCCGCTGGCATTTTCGTGGCTGACAGTACTTCCGGTACGTGGTCCGTCGGATATCGACCGCGCTGCCGGCCGACGCGCCATTGCAGCGGCGCCGCTCACGGGCATGGCGCTCGGCGTACTTGCCGTCGCCGTTCTGTGGGGCACGACGAGTATCGGCCTCAACCCGTATCTCGCCGGCTTGCTGACAGTGGGCGCACTGGCACTGGGAACCCGCGGCATGCACGTCGACGGCCTCTGCGACACCGTCGACGGACTCGGTTGCTACGGTCCGCCTGAGCGCGCACGTGAGGTCATGCACAGCGGCGGCGCCGGACCCTTCGGAGTTGCGGCGTTGTTCATAGTGCTCGGCCTACAAGCACTTTCGTTCGGAACCTTTGCCGCCGCCGACTCCCCTACCCACTGGGCGGCGGTGGCCGTTGCCGTCGCGGCGGGACGTGTGGCCGTCGTCTTTGCTTGTCGCCGAGGGATTCCCGCATCGAGTTCCACCGGATTCGGTGCGCTGGTTGCCGATTCACAGCCGCTGTGGGTTGGCATCGTCTGGTCGGCCCCGCTGATTGCGGCGTCGGCATTCGCAGCGGATCGCTGGTGGCTCGGGCCGATAGTCACGACGCTGACACTGCTGATCAGCATTGTCTGCGTGCGTCATTGCGTCCGCAGATTCGGTGGGCTCAACGGCGACGTACTCGGCTTTGCCCTGGAACTGAGCGTGACGATCACTGCCGTCGGCCTGACACTCGGCATCTGA
- a CDS encoding branched-chain amino acid aminotransferase, translating to MTGAADFVRVQSSSPKSDAERRDILAAPGFGRHFTDHMVSIDYVAGKGWHNAQVLPYGSITLDPAAMVLHYGQAIFEGLKAYRQPSGEISSFRVEANAERFAASARRLAMPELPTQMFVDSITELVDVDLDWVPAAGGEDALYLRPFMFSTEAGLGVRPADEYRYLLIASPAGAYFPRGVKPVSVWLSTEYVRAAPGGTGAAKFAGNYAASLLAQAQAADEGCDQVVWLDAIERTYVEEMGGMNLFFVFGSGPDARLVTPSLSGSLLPGITRNSLLTLAADSGFAVEERKISTDEWRTKCKSGEITEVFACGTAAVITPVGRVKSAEGEFTIADGEPGEVTMALRDTLTGIQRGTFADTHGWMTKLH from the coding sequence ATGACAGGTGCCGCCGATTTCGTTCGTGTCCAGAGCTCGTCCCCGAAGTCCGACGCCGAGCGCCGCGACATTTTGGCGGCGCCCGGCTTCGGGCGGCACTTCACCGATCACATGGTCTCGATCGACTATGTGGCCGGAAAGGGATGGCACAACGCTCAGGTGTTGCCGTACGGAAGCATCACCCTTGATCCCGCTGCGATGGTTTTGCACTACGGCCAGGCCATTTTCGAAGGACTCAAGGCGTACCGCCAGCCGAGCGGCGAGATCAGCTCGTTCCGCGTCGAAGCCAACGCCGAGCGTTTCGCGGCTTCGGCTCGTCGACTGGCGATGCCTGAGTTGCCGACGCAGATGTTCGTGGACTCCATCACCGAGTTGGTCGACGTCGACCTCGACTGGGTTCCGGCTGCCGGCGGAGAAGATGCTCTGTACTTGCGTCCGTTCATGTTCTCCACCGAGGCCGGGCTGGGGGTTCGTCCCGCCGACGAGTACCGCTACCTTCTGATCGCTTCGCCCGCCGGTGCGTATTTCCCGCGTGGCGTCAAGCCGGTCAGCGTGTGGTTGTCCACCGAGTATGTGCGCGCTGCACCGGGTGGAACGGGCGCTGCGAAGTTTGCCGGCAACTACGCGGCTTCACTTCTTGCTCAGGCTCAGGCCGCCGACGAAGGTTGCGACCAGGTGGTGTGGCTCGACGCCATCGAGCGCACCTATGTCGAGGAGATGGGTGGCATGAACCTGTTCTTCGTTTTCGGTTCCGGCCCCGACGCCCGCCTCGTCACGCCGTCGTTGTCGGGTTCGTTGTTGCCCGGCATCACCCGCAACTCACTGCTGACACTTGCTGCCGATTCCGGCTTCGCGGTCGAAGAGCGCAAGATCAGCACCGACGAGTGGCGCACCAAGTGCAAGAGCGGTGAGATCACCGAGGTATTCGCTTGCGGCACTGCGGCAGTCATCACGCCGGTCGGCCGGGTCAAGTCAGCCGAAGGTGAATTCACCATCGCCGACGGCGAACCCGGTGAGGTCACCATGGCGCTGCGCGACACCCTCACGGGAATTCAGCGTGGAACCTTCGCAGATACCCATGGATGGATGACCAAGCTTCACTGA
- the gcvT gene encoding glycine cleavage system aminomethyltransferase GcvT — MTDELLLQGPIHAVHVELGATFASFGGWQMPVSYAGVVAEHTSVRENVGLFDVSHLGKAVVRGVGAAEFVNSALTNDLGKIGPGKAQYTLCCNESGGVIDDLIVYYVSDDEIFLVPNAANTADVVAALVAVAPEGITVEDQHREYGVMAVQGPKSADVLTVLGLPTEIEYMAFEDAEWNGVPVRVCRSGYTGEVGYELLPRWADSEPLFRALLEVVQAQGGQAAGLGARDTLRTEMGYPLHGHELSLEISPLEARTGWAIGWKKPTFWGKESLTDEKAAGPARKLWGLKALDRGVLRAGLSVLRDGEAVGETTSGTFSPTLKVGIALALLDSGVGIAAGDELAVDVRGRALRCVVVSPPFVETSTK; from the coding sequence ATGACCGACGAACTCCTGTTGCAGGGCCCGATCCACGCCGTACATGTCGAACTGGGTGCGACATTCGCATCATTCGGCGGTTGGCAGATGCCGGTGTCGTACGCCGGCGTCGTTGCCGAACACACTTCTGTCCGTGAGAATGTCGGACTCTTCGATGTCAGTCACCTCGGCAAGGCCGTCGTGCGGGGAGTTGGCGCTGCGGAGTTCGTGAACTCGGCGCTGACCAACGATTTGGGCAAGATCGGTCCGGGCAAGGCTCAATACACGTTGTGCTGCAACGAGTCCGGTGGTGTCATCGATGACCTGATCGTCTATTACGTCAGCGACGATGAGATCTTCCTCGTGCCGAATGCGGCAAACACAGCCGACGTCGTCGCTGCTTTGGTTGCCGTTGCGCCGGAGGGGATAACTGTCGAGGATCAGCACCGTGAATACGGTGTCATGGCGGTACAGGGGCCCAAGTCGGCCGACGTCCTCACCGTACTCGGCTTGCCCACCGAGATCGAGTACATGGCATTCGAGGATGCGGAGTGGAACGGTGTCCCCGTTCGCGTGTGCCGCAGTGGGTACACCGGTGAGGTCGGATACGAACTTCTGCCGCGTTGGGCTGACAGTGAACCGCTCTTTCGTGCGCTGCTCGAGGTAGTTCAAGCGCAGGGCGGTCAGGCTGCGGGTCTGGGTGCTCGCGACACGCTGCGCACCGAGATGGGCTACCCGCTCCACGGACACGAGCTGTCGCTCGAAATCTCGCCGCTCGAAGCGCGGACTGGTTGGGCTATCGGCTGGAAGAAGCCCACTTTCTGGGGCAAGGAATCGTTGACCGACGAGAAGGCTGCCGGTCCGGCTCGCAAATTGTGGGGACTCAAGGCACTTGATCGTGGTGTACTGCGCGCGGGACTGAGCGTTCTGCGTGACGGCGAGGCCGTCGGCGAGACCACGTCGGGCACGTTCTCGCCGACGCTGAAGGTCGGAATTGCGTTGGCGCTCCTCGATTCCGGCGTCGGCATTGCTGCGGGTGACGAGCTCGCAGTCGACGTCCGCGGGCGCGCTCTGCGTTGTGTTGTCGTGTCGCCTCCGTTCGTCGAGACCAGCACCAAGTAA
- a CDS encoding leucyl aminopeptidase, with the protein MSTRTARSLGPDLVLAAKLGKRADVLVVGLTSGPDGPELALSEGIVDEDVLAEVLDSLIAVGATGKSEQLTRIPAPSDLPVVSVLAVGLGSADKLSSEQIRKSAGAAARSLSGIDTAATTLSVLDLGAAVEGFALGAYTFTEFKSSKTAPGPDAQPLARVELLVPAPRAKETKATLARSAAIAEAVATAREFVNTPPSHLYPAEFADRAKALGIEAGLTVQILDEKALAKGGYGGILGVGKGSSRQPRLVRMEYASKKRGARKVALVGKGITFDTGGISIKPAAGMENMTSDMGGAAAVIATVVLAAKLGLPVNVVAYIPMAENMPSSTAQRPGDVLTQYGGITIEVINTDAEGRLVLADAMVRAGEDNPDYMIDTATLTGAQMVALGNRTPGVMGTDEFRDRVATISQSVGENGWAMPLPEELRADLDSKVADMANVTPHRWGGMLAAAHYLKEFVPEGVQWAHIDVAGPAYNTSGPWGYTGKGGTGVPVRTMISVLEDISVNG; encoded by the coding sequence TTGAGTACTCGCACAGCCCGATCCCTGGGCCCCGACCTGGTTCTCGCCGCAAAACTCGGCAAGCGCGCCGACGTATTGGTGGTCGGTCTCACATCGGGTCCCGACGGTCCCGAACTCGCACTCAGCGAAGGCATCGTCGACGAGGACGTTCTCGCCGAGGTACTCGACAGCCTCATTGCTGTCGGTGCCACCGGTAAGTCCGAGCAGCTCACGCGCATCCCCGCACCGAGCGACCTGCCCGTCGTCAGCGTCCTCGCCGTCGGCCTGGGTTCGGCAGACAAGCTCAGTAGTGAGCAGATCCGCAAGTCGGCCGGCGCCGCAGCGCGTTCACTGTCCGGCATCGACACCGCAGCCACAACGCTGTCGGTTCTCGATCTCGGCGCTGCAGTCGAAGGGTTTGCCCTCGGCGCGTACACCTTCACCGAGTTCAAATCCTCGAAGACCGCTCCCGGACCCGACGCTCAGCCCCTCGCCCGCGTCGAACTTCTTGTGCCGGCTCCGCGCGCCAAGGAAACCAAAGCAACGCTGGCACGTTCGGCTGCCATCGCCGAAGCAGTCGCCACCGCACGTGAATTCGTCAACACTCCCCCCAGCCACCTGTACCCCGCCGAGTTCGCGGACCGCGCCAAGGCCCTCGGCATCGAAGCCGGCCTGACGGTTCAGATTCTCGACGAGAAAGCACTGGCCAAGGGCGGCTACGGCGGAATCCTCGGCGTCGGCAAGGGCTCGTCGCGTCAGCCGCGCCTGGTCCGGATGGAATACGCGTCCAAGAAGCGCGGGGCACGCAAGGTCGCACTGGTCGGCAAGGGCATCACCTTCGACACCGGCGGAATCTCCATCAAGCCGGCCGCGGGCATGGAGAACATGACCTCCGACATGGGCGGCGCTGCAGCCGTCATCGCGACCGTCGTGCTCGCCGCCAAGCTCGGCCTGCCCGTCAACGTCGTGGCCTACATTCCGATGGCCGAGAACATGCCGTCCTCCACCGCGCAGCGCCCGGGCGACGTTCTCACCCAGTACGGCGGAATCACCATCGAGGTCATCAACACCGATGCCGAGGGTCGTTTGGTCCTCGCCGACGCCATGGTTCGCGCCGGCGAAGACAACCCCGACTACATGATCGACACCGCAACCCTGACCGGTGCGCAGATGGTTGCCCTGGGCAACCGCACACCAGGCGTCATGGGCACGGACGAGTTCCGCGATCGCGTCGCCACCATCTCGCAGAGCGTCGGCGAAAACGGGTGGGCGATGCCGCTGCCCGAGGAACTGCGCGCCGATCTCGATTCCAAGGTTGCCGACATGGCCAACGTCACCCCGCACCGTTGGGGAGGCATGCTCGCGGCAGCGCACTACCTCAAGGAATTTGTCCCTGAGGGCGTGCAGTGGGCTCACATCGACGTCGCCGGCCCGGCCTACAACACCTCAGGCCCCTGGGGTTACACCGGTAAGGGCGGCACCGGAGTTCCGGTCCGCACCATGATCTCGGTGCTCGAGGACATTTCGGTCAACGGCTAA
- a CDS encoding oxidoreductase, producing MGLFDRFKRQPSAGQLAAQGDAEHLANWAHSHEGVEAFVEPETAVTEVTVVLVDKYGEWTRRRVGGERGARKLGEDLKIPVYDVRKTRYPQRMRDYDERQRIQRKRAREHELRDGS from the coding sequence GTGGGATTGTTCGATCGATTCAAACGTCAACCGAGTGCGGGGCAACTCGCTGCGCAGGGTGACGCAGAACATCTGGCCAACTGGGCACACTCGCATGAAGGAGTCGAAGCCTTCGTGGAACCGGAAACTGCGGTGACCGAAGTGACGGTTGTTCTCGTCGACAAGTACGGCGAATGGACGCGTCGACGCGTGGGCGGCGAACGTGGTGCCCGCAAACTCGGTGAGGATTTGAAGATCCCCGTCTACGACGTCCGGAAGACGAGGTATCCGCAGCGGATGCGCGATTACGACGAGCGTCAACGAATCCAACGCAAGCGCGCTCGGGAGCACGAACTACGGGACGGAAGCTAG
- the sucB gene encoding 2-oxoglutarate dehydrogenase, E2 component, dihydrolipoamide succinyltransferase: MAFSVQMPALGESVTEGTVTRWLKQEGDTVEVDEPLLEVSTDKVDTEIPSPVAGVLTKIVAQEDDTVDIGGELAVIGEAGDAPAAPAPAAEEAPAAATPVETPAPVAAAPAPAAPAAPSGSAEGTSVTMPALGESVTEGTVTRWLKAVGDEVAVDEPLLEVSTDKVDTEIPSPVAGFLLEISAAEDDTVEIGGQLAVIGSGAPAAAAAPAPAPAAPAPAAPVAAPAPAAPKPAPAAPAAPAPKPAAPAAAPAAPAATGDNSPYVTPLVRKLAKDNGVDLATVTGTGVGGRIRKQDVLAAAEAKKAPVAAAAPVAAASAPAAATSAGVRPELAHLRGTTQKANRIRQITATKTRESLQTTAQLTQTFEVDVTKIVALRARAKAGFIEREGVNLTFLPFFAKAVVEALKSHPNINASYDEAAKQITYYDAEHLGIAVDTDQGLLSPVIHNAGDLGLAGIARAIADIAKRARSGGLKPDELSGGTFTITNIGSQGALFDTPILVPPQAAMLGTGAIVKRPMVVTDENGNESIGVRSMIYLPLTYDHRLVDGADAGRFLTTVKQRLEEASFEADLGL, encoded by the coding sequence ATGGCCTTCTCCGTCCAGATGCCAGCCCTAGGTGAGAGCGTCACCGAGGGAACTGTCACACGGTGGCTCAAGCAGGAAGGAGACACAGTCGAAGTTGACGAACCCTTGCTCGAAGTCTCCACGGACAAGGTCGACACCGAGATTCCGTCTCCAGTCGCCGGCGTCCTGACCAAGATCGTCGCGCAGGAAGACGACACCGTGGATATCGGTGGCGAACTCGCCGTAATCGGTGAAGCCGGCGATGCTCCCGCTGCTCCGGCACCCGCCGCAGAAGAAGCGCCCGCCGCAGCAACACCGGTGGAAACGCCAGCGCCCGTGGCAGCAGCTCCCGCACCGGCAGCACCGGCAGCACCCAGCGGTTCTGCCGAAGGCACCTCCGTGACGATGCCCGCCCTCGGCGAATCCGTCACCGAAGGAACCGTCACACGTTGGCTCAAGGCTGTCGGCGACGAAGTTGCTGTCGACGAGCCGCTGCTCGAGGTCTCGACCGACAAGGTCGACACCGAGATCCCGTCGCCTGTCGCCGGTTTCCTTCTCGAGATCAGCGCTGCTGAAGACGACACCGTCGAGATCGGTGGCCAGTTGGCTGTCATCGGATCCGGCGCTCCCGCCGCAGCAGCAGCTCCCGCGCCCGCTCCGGCAGCTCCGGCTCCCGCAGCACCCGTAGCAGCTCCGGCTCCCGCAGCACCGAAGCCCGCACCGGCAGCACCCGCAGCACCGGCTCCCAAGCCTGCTGCTCCCGCCGCCGCACCGGCAGCTCCCGCAGCTACCGGCGACAACAGCCCGTACGTCACTCCGCTTGTCCGCAAGCTGGCCAAGGACAACGGCGTCGATCTCGCTACCGTGACCGGCACCGGCGTCGGTGGACGCATCCGCAAGCAGGATGTTCTCGCTGCAGCCGAGGCCAAGAAGGCTCCGGTTGCCGCAGCAGCTCCCGTCGCAGCAGCATCTGCACCCGCAGCTGCTACATCTGCCGGCGTCCGCCCCGAACTGGCTCACCTGCGTGGAACCACGCAGAAGGCCAACCGGATCCGCCAGATCACGGCCACCAAGACCCGTGAATCGCTCCAGACGACAGCGCAGCTCACGCAGACCTTCGAGGTGGATGTCACCAAGATCGTCGCACTGCGTGCCCGCGCCAAGGCCGGCTTCATCGAGCGTGAAGGCGTCAACCTGACGTTCCTCCCGTTCTTTGCCAAGGCAGTTGTCGAGGCTCTGAAGTCGCACCCCAACATCAACGCCAGCTACGACGAGGCCGCGAAGCAGATCACGTACTACGACGCCGAGCACCTGGGCATCGCAGTCGACACCGATCAGGGCTTGCTGTCCCCCGTCATCCACAATGCGGGTGACCTCGGTCTTGCCGGTATCGCACGCGCAATCGCGGACATCGCCAAGCGCGCACGTTCCGGTGGCCTGAAGCCTGACGAGTTGTCGGGTGGAACGTTCACGATCACCAACATCGGCAGCCAGGGCGCACTCTTCGACACTCCGATCCTCGTACCGCCGCAGGCGGCTATGCTCGGAACCGGAGCGATCGTCAAGCGCCCGATGGTCGTCACCGACGAGAACGGCAACGAGTCGATCGGCGTGCGGTCCATGATCTACTTGCCGCTCACCTACGATCATCGTTTGGTGGACGGCGCGGACGCCGGTCGCTTCCTCACCACTGTGAAGCAGCGACTGGAAGAGGCTTCGTTCGAAGCCGATCTGGGCCTGTAA
- a CDS encoding TIGR01777 family oxidoreductase, producing MRVVIAGSSGLIGTALVSSLRSDNHDVVRLVRRPTTGPDESRWDPNRDRLDTSVLRGADAVVNLCGVGIGDKRWSGSYKQEIRDSRISTTDFLSEAVASARIPVLANASAVGYYGDTGDRIVDEESPAGTDFLATTCRDWELATEPARKSGTRVVNLRSGVVMSPHGGMLSRLRRIYSLGLGGRLGNGRQYMPWISLEDECDAIKFALTHPTLSGPVNLTGPAPVTNAQFNGAMSRIMHRPAPWIVPGFALEALIGEFAKNGILGGQRAIPSALENAGFTFHHNTIGEALAAAIH from the coding sequence ATGCGAGTAGTCATCGCCGGTTCGTCCGGTCTGATCGGAACGGCATTGGTGTCGTCTTTGCGCTCCGACAACCACGACGTGGTGCGTCTGGTGCGTCGGCCGACAACAGGCCCCGACGAGTCCCGCTGGGATCCGAATCGAGACCGCCTGGATACGTCCGTCCTACGTGGCGCTGATGCCGTCGTCAATCTGTGTGGAGTCGGGATCGGCGACAAGCGGTGGTCCGGTTCGTACAAGCAGGAAATCCGCGACAGTCGCATCAGCACGACGGACTTTCTGTCTGAAGCTGTCGCGAGCGCGCGCATTCCGGTGCTCGCCAACGCGAGCGCGGTCGGCTACTACGGCGACACCGGCGACCGCATTGTCGACGAGGAATCGCCCGCGGGTACCGATTTTCTGGCTACGACGTGCCGCGATTGGGAACTTGCCACGGAACCTGCCCGCAAGAGCGGGACGCGAGTGGTCAATCTGCGCTCGGGCGTCGTGATGTCGCCGCACGGCGGGATGCTCAGCCGCCTGCGCCGAATCTACTCATTGGGCCTGGGCGGCAGGCTCGGCAACGGTCGTCAGTACATGCCGTGGATCTCCCTCGAAGACGAATGCGATGCAATCAAGTTCGCCCTCACTCATCCGACCCTCTCGGGTCCGGTCAATCTGACCGGGCCGGCACCGGTGACGAATGCACAGTTCAACGGCGCGATGTCGCGGATCATGCACCGTCCGGCGCCGTGGATCGTGCCAGGCTTCGCGCTCGAGGCATTGATCGGCGAATTCGCGAAGAATGGAATTCTCGGTGGCCAGCGGGCCATACCGTCTGCACTCGAAAATGCGGGATTCACCTTCCACCACAATACAATCGGTGAAGCGCTGGCGGCCGCGATCCATTGA
- the lipB gene encoding lipoyl(octanoyl) transferase LipB, with translation MSSAAVSARLSQLPITVERLGLIDYTVAWDRQRELATARAGNIGQDTLLLLEHPPVYTAGRRTEPEDRPVDGTPVIDVDRGGKITWHGPGQLVGYPIVKLAEPIDVVRYVRRLEEALIVVCTDLGLTCGRIDGRSGVWLPAELSGGQWKPERKVSAIGVRVQQGVALHGFALNCDSVLTGFDNIIPCGIRDAGVTTLSQELGRDVTVDEVTPAVTEAVIAALDGSLPVSQRDIERVTFETAPATPTFTTVQYS, from the coding sequence ATGAGCAGCGCTGCCGTCTCCGCCCGATTGTCGCAACTCCCGATCACCGTCGAACGTCTCGGATTGATCGACTACACGGTCGCGTGGGACCGCCAACGTGAGCTGGCCACAGCACGTGCCGGCAACATCGGCCAGGACACTCTGCTGCTGCTCGAACACCCGCCGGTGTACACGGCAGGTCGGCGCACCGAACCCGAAGATCGCCCCGTCGACGGCACCCCGGTCATCGACGTCGATCGCGGCGGAAAAATCACGTGGCACGGCCCCGGCCAACTGGTCGGCTACCCGATCGTGAAACTCGCCGAACCCATCGACGTCGTGCGATACGTCCGCCGCCTCGAAGAGGCCTTGATCGTGGTCTGTACCGACCTGGGACTGACGTGTGGACGAATTGACGGTCGCTCGGGCGTCTGGCTGCCGGCAGAGTTGTCGGGCGGGCAGTGGAAGCCGGAACGCAAGGTCTCCGCAATCGGTGTCCGTGTCCAACAGGGCGTCGCTCTGCACGGCTTCGCCTTGAACTGCGATTCGGTCCTGACCGGCTTCGACAACATCATTCCGTGCGGTATCCGTGACGCGGGCGTGACGACGCTGTCCCAGGAACTCGGGCGTGACGTCACCGTCGACGAGGTCACGCCGGCAGTCACCGAAGCAGTTATCGCCGCACTCGACGGCAGCCTGCCCGTCAGCCAGCGGGACATCGAGCGCGTCACGTTCGAAACTGCCCCCGCTACGCCGACTTTTACTACCGTTCAGTACAGCTGA
- the lipA gene encoding lipoyl synthase, with product MTIAPEGRKLLRLEIRNAETPIERKPNWIKTRAKMGPEYSELKGLVKREGLHTVCEEAGCPNIYECWEDREATFLIGGEQCTRRCDFCQIDTGKPDPLDRDEPRRVAESVQAMGLRYSTITGVARDDLPDGGAWLYAETVRKIHELNPGTGVENLIPDFNGKPELLDEVFASRPEVLAHNLETVPRIFKRIRPAFRYQRSLDVITAARDYGLVTKSNLILGMGETPEEVTEAMADLHAAGCDILTITQYLRPSPRHHPVERWVKPEEFVEHSKAAEEMGFAGVMAGPLVRSSYRAGRLYAQAMAHHGRELPEAQRHLTEGGEASQEASSLMARLNR from the coding sequence GTGACTATCGCCCCAGAAGGACGTAAGCTGCTCCGCCTCGAGATCCGAAACGCGGAAACGCCCATCGAACGCAAACCGAACTGGATCAAGACCCGAGCAAAGATGGGCCCCGAATACTCGGAGCTCAAGGGCCTGGTCAAGCGTGAAGGTTTGCACACCGTCTGTGAGGAGGCGGGCTGCCCCAACATCTACGAATGCTGGGAAGACCGCGAAGCCACCTTCCTGATCGGTGGCGAACAGTGCACCCGCCGCTGCGATTTCTGCCAGATCGACACCGGCAAGCCCGACCCCCTCGATCGTGACGAACCCCGTCGCGTCGCGGAAAGCGTTCAGGCAATGGGACTTCGGTACTCCACCATTACCGGCGTCGCACGCGACGACCTCCCCGACGGCGGCGCCTGGCTTTACGCCGAGACTGTCCGCAAGATCCACGAACTCAACCCGGGCACCGGCGTCGAGAACCTGATCCCGGACTTCAACGGCAAGCCTGAACTTCTCGACGAGGTCTTCGCCTCCCGCCCCGAGGTTCTCGCCCACAACCTCGAGACCGTGCCGCGTATCTTCAAGCGCATCCGTCCGGCATTCCGGTACCAGCGCAGCCTCGACGTCATCACCGCCGCCCGTGATTACGGATTGGTCACCAAGTCCAACCTGATCCTCGGCATGGGTGAGACTCCCGAAGAGGTCACCGAAGCGATGGCTGATCTGCACGCCGCCGGTTGCGACATCCTCACCATCACCCAATACCTGCGTCCCTCTCCCCGGCACCATCCCGTCGAGCGGTGGGTCAAGCCGGAAGAATTTGTCGAGCACTCCAAGGCTGCCGAGGAAATGGGCTTCGCCGGCGTCATGGCCGGTCCGTTGGTCCGTTCGTCGTACCGGGCAGGACGTCTGTACGCGCAGGCCATGGCTCATCACGGACGCGAATTGCCCGAAGCCCAGCGTCACCTCACCGAGGGCGGCGAGGCTTCGCAGGAAGCCAGCTCACTGATGGCACGCCTGAATCGCTGA